The Lineus longissimus chromosome 2, tnLinLong1.2, whole genome shotgun sequence genome window below encodes:
- the LOC135482868 gene encoding dmX-like protein 1 isoform X2, translating to MNRHQVLTGAVNTGDQCFSVGSVEGVHFTAYATGCDIVILASDFQRVQIIPGATHGNIQVGCLDCSEDTGKIAASYGREVCIFEPTPLLHHDSSHKLDYQWYQTGTITTECDVLTLSWNTDGSRLLTGGDLIQMWKCPESPDDEDDEAQKRRGSVEFHLGDENSMLEWLCLWHCRTASPIHQMRFSPDGLLFATVGKADRLVKIWYENNRLNFALSRSDSFSPRKEEASYSFIYIAHPRAVTGFSWRKTSKHMPRGSVANMLITSCRDSICRIWCETVVPDDGLVDPRQIDPVLMKQNTKFHTARYRTQFMQSLKNIKQGLNARKRRISGLGLASSNTQPPQLPSMKGVHDSHKFTANMNGITPMLHFHLAASINPETDIPLLPTIGNTNYLHESNFVVHWLNNKELHFTLESERILQDLTKKAGDDGDESSVEDDEEGKDSANENEVEDEVVDDEEDDQFFLDNKDADFKRGPLIRRDNQISMESEESHHSRSVTGDAENGPLPDSKKPLRDSLDSKIEKLLRDWHQSADMLFMVHPVDGSFLVWLVEWLDEYVPCSFRQAQISFSSRIPHAFPVGDATTMSTNLKLYCNYIKPDIKTKLKSENKRNMNMDIPKIQIYSANASGKNSPGQSDNTLMPNVLMLSKHNSGSLNQWQISFAETSKFSMVLSVAHASRASGHRFRTNSAACHPVLPLLLTTSHHNMPNETDKGRPRMGSMSSWCEATGLCSELILWRVDPVGPLSKSGGITELARINAPHLSAFSNVAWVPTLLPSSTLGTGSNSPSALFVASDGHSLRVYQAVIDARTLLADVQRRKESVGQLSSSSSAYEENSHTSNTMQDKNDVFKIVSQQSTARPGCIVELDAIADAKQDWQQTQFLHIFQDQMITGQKNMKYDTNGQAQMEAIIDLRNITIFEENFFLVVIEKLNNGGSVLHMWRIIISSQPENAVKEDVETGYMSTESFYIRQGDEDDEEEDFLAATQVPPAAQGKTGMIKLSITTTKVCTQMLELPEGIEVISSNVAAGHLSSSSIYPACFAPYLFATPCSDGRIRFWNCQVEDVLDENGSGQTVQKYGWNEWEMMIRNEETSAIHVPGKPITVSCAYSGRVAIAYRMGRIRTCVDNPENKFVNLCVSIYECESTGGSEWVLEDTIELKNISIPDPKAEIDLSYIDSYHSPRHEEVKHLVSPTSGRGSSGMGRSASIPSLSTIFSVKKYIAERGNKSGMLRQKHLVQLDWVSLEDGSHILTVGVGSKILMYAPVSTEIAQATQKEQSVVRSPSHARPILQKSKSMTVPNMVEEIRWMKLRSIDLTTADGLPPLPMHVSWARDGILVVGMDNEMHVYSQWKGQSEGGDSISEHDVLPGGEVDKRSLTDFNLMSSPATLSTVMKRNTSFLKPSHSSSSLMLTGSSVNEPKKKDPSNWKKLSKSESTTSLQWIQDCGLFEAARIANPVLPQYHPKLLLELLNFGKIRRVKAILAHLTRCIAGSMVFASNMQPSKTRRMSLSASSPTEQSTLQEEVLDYIEINSIPPLPLYALTAADTDTVIQAEGKVSSPFGAPGQTDHDYSTLFATKPDDDDDFDTALMDEEDDVFNEDGEINSSKRRRHTSGSVSGTSNPNYFGPSQARTLTRHLTHTHLPGLSSLDQMYLLALADTVSNTSTDFSDKFAPDRAVRSVVTAHQQDGGTSAFGAGTRGYASAGGAPLGPADSMDDCGLRYMLAMRHHIYLINTLPMFQRARLQKEGLGGAYLVWAFHSEAEEELLSIIPGMCRGDPTWAELKQYGVGWWVRNNNTLRRCIEKVAKAAFNQKKEPLDAALYYLAMKKKNLLWGLFRSVSDTKMVDFFKHNFQEDRWRRAALKNAFALLGRQRFEHATAFFLLAGSVRDAIEVCLNKMDDIQLAMVIARLYETELDDAMPVNMKRILYEEILGMDAVGENYHHHKAHSDPFLRSMALWMLKDYSSALSTLLQSGTARNFYSTDDDFASYTANPSVFNFYVYLRTHPLLVRQYLATTALEKNKQVLLSGFTRGMHSSSVDQNVTYVDKITPMERRLYFATAHAHFKTGCPLLALEVLTKLPECTVMDIDSSEEGSVKAEFERSDSSIETGTININIGDKPQQNASTFDWSQPVSSKKDTSNDFDWGTPITFQAKKDDDDIDWSKPLTSNRFKDMDYNFDDDGDTKSDSEIESKDKLKSKSLDVPDITKDDTPTKPPQMDIMAQQLRFIACLKIMMEELSTLATGFEVDGGQLRYQLYIWLERECETLKTICRYGMDLTEQSEARKAESKLDVDKDTSSTIDRMTLSMVDMGKPTLHEVLKAEKLDFEAKLERMARRKQWLKANQQLLRTLLSYCSLQGLTGGGLASVRMELILLLQELQQEKTQQQLLSPLPFPTTLPLLSASIASSKTVISDPIRHLQCLSQDLLHSIVEFKTPPVCGSMLPMVTTLRNLSAALSACIYQCLCDSDNFIVSMNDNIDIGMEGFTNTNVTYQDSYLMAGAKRQRRCSSGDEMVTSLPGRWPGVTSLRTLLQRERDEEAPKLNILLCESLIGVYMSLLIHAVTTYDANILYRLVAHPFNERMWSALFGGGTKKRLNVAQPSGKPQGNIPRAIDNLSRGRVNLHTRLFGPEVVTGQKKEEKPTYREKFMPPEVSIISYFMTKLAEESALFNSSRSSSSSEPYAPVLQPGVEEYDSEASIHSSDEEEEDEADLLKPQSATATNEHLDPNSYSWCVMRYAIIKTILRNMRIFLPNVGIELPELPVCSPLLQAVIKVLQCWEEVLYSKLELFNGPPDNYIPGCYMDTDQNGPLLFKYKSMLEPTNTPFVTNHHTASPCKRLWHYLVRQEYLQDVFIRYIFKKKKMKREESSSMISDMTDGGSMRMVDPVKIIHKEQDIITSFCINQANLNCITLSTQKEIIEMDIGPILDPPEWLEDETEYDIEGIKNPLPSKSEPEDFLVVSVAQDRGMIGASSQSSLSTPAAPGVIPAPTLGQTGRGGNVIKGLNIPGIQNPQFSAYVVDRSRRLVRMMTKRQVNGVRRMGAHPNLPYYLTGAQDGCVKLWEWGHSQCITTPRQSGTHPKVTKILFNLQGNKFGVSDIEGSVCLWQVGLGANMSKPFLNLHCHNKTTYDFAFVGSSSLIASAGHSGENKNVCLWDTLLPQKSSLIQAFSCHDQGCPAIIYAPQHQVLISGGKKGEICIFDIRQRQLRHTFQGHDSSIRCLSLDPTEEYFVSGSSEGDVKLWGLSVHNLVASFPGEHSKSTLFRNVGSGVMQTTLVPDGHLYSCGADGSLKVRTLPDNDWLNNPVRC from the exons ATGAACCGACACCAGGTCCTAACGGGTGCGGTCAACACAGGGGACCAATGTTTTTCTGTCGGGAGTGTAGAAGGGGTGCATTTTACG GCCTATGCAACAGGATGTGATATTGTGATATTAGCCAGCGATTTCCAGCGAGTACAGATCATTCCTGGAGCTACTCATGGCAATATTCAAGTGGGCTGCTTGGATTGCTCTGAAGATACTGGAAAG ATTGCAGCGTCTTATGGCCGTGAAGTGTGCATTTTTGAACCAACACCCTTGCTTCATCATGATTCATCCCAT AAATTGGATTACCAGTGGTACCAGACGGGAACTATCACCACAGAATGCGATGTCCTTACATTGTCATGGAATACCGATG GATCTCGGCTCCTGACTGGTGGCGACCTCATCCAGATGTGGAAATGTCCAGAGTCaccagatgatgaagatgacgaggCGCAGAAACGACGAGGCAGTGTGGAATTCCATCTCGGAGATGAAAATAGCATGTTAGAGTGGCTGTGTTTATGGCACTGCAG GACGGCTTCCCCTATTCACCAGATGCGGTTTTCACCAGATGGGCTCCTTTTTGCTACAGTTGGAAAG gCCGACCGACTGGTGAAAATCTGGTATGAAAACAACAGACTAAACTTTGCTCTCTCACGAAGTGATAGCTTTAGTCCCAGAAAAGAAGAAGCCAGCTACTCCTTCATCTATATAGCACATCCTAGAGCAGTGACAGGTTTCTCCTGGAGGAAAACGAGCAAACATATGCCAAG AGGATCAGTTGCTAACATGTTGATAACATCATGCCGTGACAGCATCTGTCGTATTTGGTGCGAGACAGTCGTACCGGATGACGGCTTGGTGGATCCTCGTCAGATAGATCCTGTCCTGATGAAGCAGAATACCAAGTTCCACACTGCACGGTACAGGACGCAGTTCATGCAGAGTTTAAAGAATATAAA GCAAGGTCTGAATGCACGGAAGAGAAGAATTAGTGGCCTTGGTTTAGCATCCTCCAACACCCAACCACCGCAACTGCCGAGTATGAAGGGTGTCCATGACTCTCATAAGTTCACTGCCAACATGAATGGTATCACACCCATGCTTCACTTTCATCTTGCTGCTAGTATCAACCCAGAAACTG ATATCCCTCTTCTACCCACAATTGGCAACACAAACTATCTTCACGAGTCCAACTTTGTGGTGCATTGGCTCAACAACAAGGAGTTACACTTCACATTAGAATCGGAACGAATCCTGCAAGATTTGACCAAGAAGGCTGGTGACGACGGCGACGAATCCAGTGTGGAAGATGACGAAGAGGGAAAGGACTCTGCAAATGAGAACGAGGTTGAGGACGAGGTTGTCGATGACGAAGAGGACGATCAGTTCTTTTTAGATAACAAGGATG CTGATTTCAAGCGAGGTCCTCTAATCCGTCGAGATAACCAGATCAGTATGGAAAGTGAGGAAAGCCATCACTCACGGTCTGTAACAGGAGATGCAGAAAATGGGCCATTACCTGATTCAAAAAAG CCGTTGCGTGATAGTCTAGATAGCAAGATAGAAAAGCTGCTCCGTGACTGGCACCAGAGTGCTGATATGCTGTTCATGGTTCATCCTGTTGATGGTAGTTTTCTTGTCTG GTTGGTTGAGTGGCTGGATGAGTATGTCCCTTGTTCATTCCGACAAGCCCAGATCAGTTTCTCTTCTCGAATACCTCATGCCTTTCCTGTAGGTGACGCCACCACGATGTCAACAAACCTCAAACTTTATTGTAATTACATCAAACCAGACATAAAAACCAAACTGAAATCGGAGAATAAACGTAATATGAATATGGACATTCCAAAAATACAAATATATTCTGCAAACGCATCGGGCAAGAATTCTCCAGGACAAAGTGATAATACCTTGATGCCTAATGTTCTGATGCTTTCCAAGCACAACAGTGGCTCGCTGAATCAGTGGCAGATTAGTTTTGCGGAAACTTCAAAGTTTTCAATGGTCTTGAGTGTGGCGCATGCGTCCAGAGCCAGCGGGCACAGATTCAGAACGAACAGTGCAGCGTGCCATCCTGTCCTGCCCTTACTTCTGACGACATCACATCACAACATGCCTAATGAGACGGACAAGGGGCGTCCAAGAATGGGGTCTATGTCCAGCTGGTGTGAGGCGACGGGGTTGTGCAGCGAGTTGATCTTGTGGCGTGTGGATCCTGTGGGCCCATTATCCAAGTCTGGCGGTATCACGGAGCTGGCGAGAATCAATGCACCACATTTGTCAGCATTCTCGAATGTTGCCTGGGTGCCTACACTTTTGCCAAG CTCTACGCTGGGTACAGGCAGTAATTCACCGAGTGCCCTGTTTGTGGCCTCAGACGGTCATAGTCTTCGAGTTTACCAAGCTGTGATAGATGCCCGCACACTACTGGCTGATGTGCAACGGAGGAAAGAG TCCGTGGGTCAACTTAGCAGCTCGTCATCTGCGTATGAAGAGAACAGTCACACAAGCAACACCATGCAAGATAAGAATGACGTGTTTAAGATTGTTAGTCAGCAGAGTACGGCCAGGCCGGGCTGCATCGTGGAACTGGACGCTATTGCGGACGCTAAACAAGACTGGCAGCAGACGCAGTTCCTGCATATATTCCAG GATCAAATGATCACTGGACAAAAGAACATGAAGTATGACACTAACGGTCAGGCACAAATGGAGGCGATCATTGACCTGAGGAACATCACCATCTTCGAGGAAAACTTCTTCCTAGTGGTCATCGAGAAGTTGAATAATGGCGGCTCGGTTTTACATATGTGGCGGATTATCATATCATCACAACCAGAAAATGCAG TAAAAGAAGACGTCGAGACGGGTTACATGAGTACGGAGTCATTCTACATCCGGCAAGGAGACGAGGATGATGAGGAAGAGGACTTCCTTGCCGCAACCCAAGTGCCTCCCGCTGCACAAGGCAAAACTGGCATGATCAAGCtttcaataacaacaacaaag GTGTGCACACAGATGTTGGAGTTACCAGAAGGCATTGAAGTGATCAGTTCAAATGTTGCTGCCGGACATCTGAGTTCCTCCTCCATCTACCCTGCATGCTTTGCACCATACTTGTTCGCGACGCCTTGTTCCGATGGACGGATTCGCTTCTGGAACTGTCAGGTTGAGGATGTTTTGGACGAGAACGGAAGTGGACAGACGGTGCAGAAATATGGTTGGAATGAGTGGGAGATGATGATAAGAAACGAGGAGACTAGTGCCATTCATGTCCCAG GCAAACCTATCACTGTTAGCTGTGCGTACAGTGGACGTGTGGCCATTGCATACCGGATGGGAAGAATCCGAACTTGTGTTGACAACCCTGAGAACAAATTCGTCAATCTGTGTGTGTCTATTTATGAATGTGAATCAACAG GTGGGAGTGAATGGGTCCTGGAGGACACGATAGAGTTAAAGAACATTTCCATACCTGATCCCAAAGCTGAAATTGATCTCAGTTACATTGATTCATATCACAGCCCAAGGCATGAGGAAGTCAAACATCTCGTATCCCCCACATCAGGGCGGGGCTCAAGCGGCATGGGGCGGTCCGCTTCGATTCCAAGCCTGAGTACCATTTTCAGTGTCAAGAAGTATATTGCGGAGCGGGGGAATAAGTCTGGTATGCTGCGACAGAAGCATCTTGTACAATTAGATTGGGTTTCGTTAGAGGATGGGTCACATATACTGACTGTAGGGGTAGGGTCTAAGATCTTGATGTATGCTCCTGTGTCAACAGAAATCGCACAAGCCACACAAAAAGAACAAAGTGTGGTACGGTCGCCTAGTCATGCCCGCCCCATACTGCAGAAGAGTAAGTCTATGACGGTGCCGAATATGGTGGAGGAGATACGATGGATGAAGCTGAGGAGTATCGACCTCACGACCGCTGATGGGTTACCCCCGCTGCCAATGCACGTCTCTTGGGCTAGAGACGGTATCTTAGTGGTCGGAATGGATAATGAGATGCATGTCTACTCTCAATGGAAGGGCCAGTCTGAAGGCGGCGACTCCATAAGCGAGCACGATGTCCTCCCAGGCGGCGAAGTTGACAAGCGCAGCCTGACAGATTTCAATCTGATGAGCTCGCCTGCCACTCTATCCACGGTTATGAAGCGAAATACAAGTTTCTTGAAACCTTCGCACTCGTCGTCGAGTCTTATGTTAACTGGGTCGAGTGTGAATGAACCGAAGAAGAAGGATCCGAGTAATTGGAAGAAACTTTCCAAGAGTGAGAGTACCACCAGTCTTCAGTGGATCCAAGACTGCGGTTTGTTTGAAGCTGCCCGCATTGCTAACCCAGTACTTCCACAATACCACCCAAAACTTCTACTTGAGTTACTGAACTTTGGGAAAATTCGGCGTGTCAAAGCCATCCTTGCTCACCTGACGCGATGCATTGCGGGAAGCATGGTGTTTGCGTCCAACATGCAGCCGTCGAAAACACGCCGCATGTCGTTGAGTGCATCTAGTCCCACTGAGCAGAGCACCTTACAAGAGGAGGTCTTGGACTACATTGAAATCAATTCAATTCCGCCACTCCCTCTGTACGCCTTGACAGCTGCTGATACCGACACCGTCATCCAAGCAGAAGGCAAGGTCTCCTCACCCTTTGGTGCCCCAGGGCAAACGGACCATGACTACAGCACTCTCTTTGCAACTAAaccagacgacgacgacgacttcGATACAGCCTTAATGGACGAAGAAGATGATGTGTTTAATGAAGATGGTGAAATCAACAGTTCCAAAAGGCGGCGCCACACCTCTGGCAGCGTGAGCGGCACGAGTAATCCGAACTACTTCGGTCCATCGCAGGCGCGTACATTGACTCGCCATCTCACCCACACCCATCTTCCTGGGCTCTCAAGCCTGGATCAGATGTATCTATTGGCCCTGGCAGACACCGTTTCAAACACGAGCACTGATTTCTCCGACAAGTTTGCTCCAGATCGTGCAGTCAGAAGCG TTGTGACTGCCCATCAGCAGGATGGTGGAACGAGTGCTTTTGGTGCAGGAACCCGAGGATATGCCTCAGCTGGGGGCGCACCCCTGGGGCCAGCTG ACTCGATGGACGACTGTGGCCTCCGTTACATGCTAGCTATGAGACATCACATCTACCTGATCAACACGCTACCCATGTTCCAACGGGCACGCCTACAGAAGGAAGGTCTCGGTGGCGCGTATCTTGTCTGGGCATTCCATTCAGAGGCTGAAGAG GAATTGTTATCGATCATCCCAGGTATGTGCCGCGGTGACCCTACGTGGGCTGAGCTGAAGCAATATGGCGTTGGCTGGTGGGTGAGGAACAATAATACACTGAGGAGGTGCATAGAGAAAGTGGCCAAGGCTGCCTTCAACCAGAAGAAGGAGCCACTCGATGCAGCTCTGTACTATCTTgccatgaagaagaagaatctgCTGTGGGGACTGTTCAG GTCTGTCAGTGACACAAAGATGGTGGATTTCTTCAAACACAACTTCCAAGAGGATAGGTGGCGCCGTGCAGCTCTGAAGAATGCGTTCGCCTTGTTGGGAAGGCAACGATTTGAGCATGCTACGGCATTCTTCCTCCTTGCTGGATCAGTCCGAGACGCCATTGAG GTCTGCCTGAACAAAATGGATGATATCCAGTTGGCGATGGTCATAGCACGCCTCTACGAGACAGAACTTGACGATGCGATGCCAGTGAACATGAAGCGTATCTTGTATGAGGAGATCCTGGGAATGGATGCAGTAGGGGAGAATTATCACCATCACAAAGCACACAGTGACCCATTCCTACGTAGTATGGCATTATGGATGTTGAAGGACTACAGCAGTGCACTTTCTACGCTTCTCCAATCTGGGACGGCGCGGAACTTCTACAGCACAGATGATGACTTTGCCTCCTACACTGCTAATCCTAGTGTTTTCAATTTCTATGTGTACTTGCGGACTCATCCTCTCCTAGTCAGACAATACCTTGCTACAACTGCCTTAGAAAAGAACAAACAAGTCCTGTTATCGGGATTCACACGGGGCATGCATTCTTCGTCTGTTGATCAAAATGTTACATATGTCGACAAGATAACCCCCATGGAAAGACGCCTGTATTTTGCGACAGCGCATGCACATTTCAAGACAGGGTGTCCATTGTTGGCATTGGAAGTTCTGACGAAGCTCCCGGAATGCACTGTGATGGACATTGATTCCTCAGAGGAGGGGTCAGTTAAAGCAGAGTTTGAACGATCGGACAGTTCCATTGAGACGGGTACAATAAACATAAACATTGGTGATAAACCGCAACAGAATGCCTCAACGTTTGATTGGAGTCAACCGGTATCGAGTAAAAAGGATACGTCAAATGACTTTGATTGGGGGACGCCTATAACGTTTCAAGCCAAGAAAgacgacgatgacattgacTGGAGCAAACCATTGACGAGCAATCGATTCAAAGATATGGATTACAATTTTGATGACGACGGTGACACCAAGTCCGATAGCGAGATCGAATCCAAAGATAAACTCAAGTCAAAGAGTTTAGATGTTCCAGATATCACCAAGGATGATACCCCGACAAAACCACCGCAGATGGACATCATGGCGCAACAATTACGGTTTATCGCGTGTCTGAAAATCATGATGGAGGAGTTGAGCACGCTGGCGACCGGGTTTGAAGTTGATGGCGGCCAGTTGAGGTATCAGCTGTACATTTGGTTGGAGAGGGAATGCGAGACTCTCAAGACTATCTGTCGCTATGGAATGGATCTCACCGAACAATCAGAAGCCA GGAAAGCTGAATCCAAGCTTGATGTGGATAAGGATACCAGTAGTACCATAGATAGGATGACTCTCTCCATGGTAGATATGGGTAAGCCAACCCTGCACGAGGTGCTCAAGGCAGAGAAACTAGACTTTGAGGCGAAACTAGAAAGGATGGCACGGCGGAAACAATGGTTGAAGGCCAATCAACAACTGTTGCGAACACTGCTGAGTTATTGTAGTCTCCAGGGGCTGACAGGCGGCGGACTTGCATCGGTCCGAATGGAACTGATCCTACTACTGCAAGAGCTTCAACAGGAGAAGACCCAACAACAGCTGCTCTCACCGCTGCCATTCCCGACAACACTTCCACTTCTTTCCGCAAGCATTGCCAGTTCGAAGACTGTCATCTCCGACCCCATACGTCATCTGCAGTGTCTCTCACAAGATCTCCTACATTCCATTGTTGAGTTCAAGACGCCCCCTGTCTGCGGCTCCATGCTTCCGATGGTGACGACATTGCGGAATCTGAGTGCTGCCTTGTCTGCTTGTATCTACCAGTGCCTGTGTGACAGTGATAATTTCATCGTATCCATGAATGATAACATTGATATTGGAATGGAAGGTTTCACAAA TACTAATGTCACCTACCAAGATAGCTATCTAATGGCTGGTGCCAAGAGACAGCGCAGATGCAGTAGCGGTGATGAGATGGTGACCTCATTGCCGGGAAGATGGCCGGGAGTGACCTCGTTACGCACGCTACTCCAACGAGAACGTGACGAGGAGGCCCCAAAGCTAAACATCCTCCTGTGCGAATCGCTGATTGGGGTCTACATGAGCCTCTTGATCCATGCCGTCACAACCTATGATGCTAACATCCTCTACCGACTGGTCGCGCACCCGTTTAACGAGAGAATGTGGTCGGCTTTGTTTGGTGGTGGGACAAAGAAACGACTCAATGTTGCTCAGCCTAGTGGTAAACCTCAAg GAAACATTCCTCGTGCCATCGACAACCTCTCCCGTGGACGTGTCAATCTCCACACCCGTCTGTTTGGCCCCGAAGTGGTCACTGGGCagaaaaaagaggaaaaacCAACATACAGGGAGAAATTCATGCCACCGGAAGTTAGCATCATAAGCTATTTCATGACCAAG CTTGCAGAAGAATCAGCACTATTCAATTCGTCACGTTCTAGCTCTAGTAGCGAG CCGTATGCTCCCGTGCTGCAGCCTGGTGTGGAGGAATATGACTCCGAGGCCTCCATTCATAGttctgatgaagaagaagaagatgaagctgATCTTCTTAAACCACA GTCAGCGACGGCTACGAATGAACACCTTGATCCAAACTCGTACAGTTGGTGCGTGATGAGATATGCCATCATCAAGACGATTCTCAGAAATATGAGGATATTCTTGCCGAATGTGGGCATTGAACTTCCTG AGCTTCCAGTGTGTTCACCATTGCTACAGGCTGTAATCAAGGTATTACAGTGCTGGGAAGAGGTGCTGTACAGTAAACTTGAACTGTTCAACGGTCCACCAGATAATTACATTCCTGGTTGCTACATGGACACCGATCAGAATGGACCATTGTTGTTCAAGTACAAGTCGATGTTAGAACCAACCAACACTCCATTTGT CACCAACCACCATACTGCAAGCCCATGTAAGAGGTTATGGCATTATCTAGTCAGACAGGAATACCTTCAAGATGTATTCATTCGCTACAtattcaagaagaagaaaatgaaaagagAG GAGAGCAGTAGTATGATATCGGACATGACCGATGGTGGTAGCATGCGTATGGTAGATCCTGTTAAGATCATCCATAAAGAACAAGACATCATCACATCATTTTGTATAAACCAG GCGAACTTGAATTGTATAACACTGTCCACACAGAAAGAAATCATAGAAATGGACATCGGTCCTATCTTAGATCCGCCAGAATGGTTGGAAGATGAAACAGAGTATGACATTGAGGGAATCAAAAA TCCATTGCCATCCAAGTCGGAACCAGAAGATTTTCTCGTAGTCAGCGTCGCCCAGGATCGCGGTATGATTGGCGCGTCCTCCCAGTCCTCCCTGTCTACGCCTGCTGCTCCGGGAGTCATCCCAGCGCCGACACTCGGCCAAACGGGACGTGGTGGAAATGTG ATCAAGGGTCTGAATATTCCTGGTATCCAGAACCCTCAGTTTTCCGCGTATGTCGTGGATAGGAGTCGCCGGCTAGTGCGGATG ATGACGAAAAGACAAGTGAATGGTGTAAGACGAATGGGGGCACATCCTAACTTGCCATATT ACCTTACCGGTGCTCAAGATGGTTGTGTGAAACTATGGGAATGGGGCCATTCACAGTGCATCACCACGCCGAGACAATCGGGGACACATCCAAAGGTCACAAAGATTCTGTTCAATCTTCAAGGGAACAAGTTTGGTGTTAGTGATATTGAAGGCTCTGTGTGCTTATGGCAGGTCGGGCTTGGTGCAAACATGAGTAAACCATTCTTG AATCTTCACTGCCACAACAAGACGACGTATGACTTTGCATTTGTAGGATCTTCAAGTCTGATAGCGTCTGCTGGCCATTCTGGGGAGAATAAGAATGTCTGCCTATGGGATACGTTATTACCACAGAAAAGCAGTTTGATACAAG CCTTTTCCTGCCATGACCAGGGCTGTCCAGCCATCATCTATGCTCCACAACATCAGGTGCTAATCTCGGGAGGGAAGAAGGGAGAAATATGCATATTTGACATCCGCCAACGCCAGCTGCGCCATACATTCCAGGGCCATGACTCTTCCATCAGGTGCCTTTCCCTTGATCCAACTGAAGAATATTTTGTGTCGGGGTCTTCGGAAGGAGACGTCAAG CTCTGGGGCCTGTCGGTTCATAACCTGGTGGCATCCTTCCCGGGTGAACACTCAAAGAGTACGCTCTTCCGTAACGTTGGTTCTGGAGTCATGCAGACGACACTGGTGCCAGACGGCCATCTCTACTCCTGTGGTGCTGACGGCTCTTTGAAAGTACGAACTTTGCCTGACAATGATTGGTTGAATAATCCTGTACGCTGTTAG